From a single Mobula birostris isolate sMobBir1 chromosome 13, sMobBir1.hap1, whole genome shotgun sequence genomic region:
- the LOC140206954 gene encoding uncharacterized protein, protein MAPQRVHTREQQFTCSDCGKGFIKSSQLKVHQRVHTGERPFTCSDCGKGFTLSSSLLIHQRFHTGDRPFTCSVCGKGFHRPADLHRHHQFHIGEKPFTCPDCGKGFTLLSHLQRHQSVHTRERPFTCSVCGKTFTQSSHLQRHWSVHTGERPFTCSDCGKGFTQTTSLLRHQRVHTGEKLFTRSERGKGFTRSSDLLAHQRVHNGERPFTCSECGKGFTCSSQLKVHQRVHTGERPFTCSDCGKTFTQSSNLQMHQRIHTGEKPFTCPICGKGFIQAASLLKHQRVHIGERPFTCSECGKGFTRSSDLLAHQRVHTGERLFTRSERGKRFSQSSDPLAHQRVHSGKRPFTCSDCGKGFSCSSQLKVHQRVHTGERPFTCSDCGKTFTQSSNLQMHQRIHTGEKPFTCPDCGKGFTQAASLLKHQRIHTG, encoded by the coding sequence ATGGCTCCCCAGCGAGTTCATACCAGGGAGCAgcagttcacctgctcggactgtgggaagggattcattaaatcatctcaactgaaggtacatcagcgagttcacaccggagagaggccgttcacctgctcagattgtggaaagggattcactctaTCATCCAGCCTACTAATAcaccagcgatttcacactggggacaggccattcacctgctctgtctgtgggaagggattccatcGACCAGCTGACCTTCATAGACACCACCAATTTCACataggggagaagccgttcacctgcccagactgtggaaaaggattcacTTTACTATCTCAcctgcagagacaccagtcagttcacaccagggagaggccgttcacctgctcagtctgtggaaaGACATTCacccagtcatcccacctacagcgacactggtcagttcacacaggggagaggccgttcacctgctctgactgtgggaagggattcactcagacaACTagcctactgagacaccagcgagttcacactggggagaagctgttcacccgCTCAGaacgtgggaagggattcactcggtcatctgatctgctggcacaccagcgagttcacaatggggagaggccattcacctgctcagaatgtgggaagggattcacttgctcatctcaactgaaggtacatcagcgagttcacactggagagaggccgttcacttgctcagactgtgggaagacctTCACTCAATCATCCAACCTTCAGatgcaccagcgaattcacactggggagaagccgttcacctgcccaatctgtgggaagggattcattcaggcAGCTAGCCTActgaaacaccagcgagttcacattggggagaggccattcacctgctcagaatgtgggaaaggattcactcggtcatctgatctgctggcacaccagcgagttcacactggggagaggctgttcacccgCTCAGAacgtgggaagagattctctcagtcaTCTGATCCGCTGGCACACCAGCGGGTTCACAGTgggaagaggccattcacctgctcagactgtgggaagggattcagttgctcatctcaactgaaggtacatcagcgagttcacactggagagaggccgttcacttgctcagactgtgggaagacctTCACTCAATCATCCAACCTTCAGatgcaccagcgaattcacactggggagaagccattcacctgcccagactgtgggaagggattcactcaggcagcTAGCCTACTaaaacaccagcgaattcacactgggtaG